One Pullulanibacillus sp. KACC 23026 DNA segment encodes these proteins:
- a CDS encoding GNAT family N-acetyltransferase — translation MFPTLETERLWLREIAKDDAEDLFACFSNERVMRFYGQETLERIEQAEAFVDFFAKNYKKKRGLRWGIEIKGTQGIIGTIGFNAWSPKHRRAEIGYEIHPEHWRKGYTFEAVSRVIQFGFNEFGLTRIGAIVFKENVASSQLLTKFGFQQEGILRDYIYQNGQVYDTNVYSILKNNR, via the coding sequence ATGTTTCCCACATTAGAAACAGAAAGATTATGGCTTAGAGAAATTGCAAAGGATGATGCAGAAGACCTATTTGCTTGTTTTTCTAATGAAAGAGTCATGCGATTTTATGGACAAGAAACTTTAGAGAGAATTGAACAAGCGGAGGCATTTGTTGACTTCTTTGCTAAAAACTACAAGAAAAAAAGGGGATTACGTTGGGGAATCGAAATAAAAGGAACTCAAGGAATAATTGGTACAATTGGATTTAATGCATGGTCACCTAAACATAGACGAGCAGAAATTGGCTATGAGATACATCCGGAACATTGGAGAAAGGGCTACACTTTCGAAGCTGTTTCGAGAGTGATTCAATTTGGATTTAACGAGTTTGGACTCACTCGAATAGGGGCAATTGTCTTCAAAGAAAACGTAGCATCTAGCCAATTGTTGACCAAATTTGGCTTTCAACAAGAAGGCATTCTGAGGGACTATATATACCAGAATGGACAGGTATACGATACAAATGTCTACTCAATCCTAAAAAATAATAGATAA